The following proteins come from a genomic window of Sorex araneus isolate mSorAra2 chromosome 1, mSorAra2.pri, whole genome shotgun sequence:
- the PARP12 gene encoding protein mono-ADP-ribosyltransferase PARP12: MSQAAALREATRALCAAGGALELDELRGRLAGTGAAEPLERLLRDGARLVLAQREGAGAAAPERVVLAASELRLCRAPPGAKVGCQGFCSQLHLCKFMVYGACKSKAGKPCRNNHSLTTTHNMGVLRTYGVDHLNFRELCQLLYQNDPWLLPEICLHYNKGDGPHGSCTFQKHCIKLHMCQYFLRGQCKFGSSCKRSHDFSSPENLEKLLKMGLSADLVSKLPDIYRNAYDIKNKNSASPSRSLVPPSQGASERGDRAASASASSSVSSQGDSDQICLFHIRKSCSFQDKCNKVHFHLPYRWQFLDGSTWKDLDKMEVIEEAYSYPQKDRIMCAESTNNFHLDILNFHTMMFGSARARRLSTVSSATRPPHFIFTTDWVWYWTDEQGAWQEYGKQGIEHPVATVNSSDLEKAYQEFCMPGSDAQTATLKFQAGKHKYELDFKAFVQKNLVYGTVRKVCRRPKYVSLKDVKGKQTCHVNFQGPKNIPDHWDPSALPDPGFKKILLNSSSEEYQKIWKLFNQTLPCCSVKKIERIQNLALWEVYQWQKAQMQKRNGDEPVDERQLFHGTASTFVDAICQQNFDWRICGLHGTSYGKGSYFARDAAYSHHYCKSDLHSKTMFVARVLVGEFIRGNPTFVRPPAREGQSSLFYDSCVNSMTDPTIFVIFEKHQAYPEYVIHYIAPDKDPGLPPAVPSNFLSLASIFGGRR; encoded by the exons ATGAGCCAGGCGGCGGCCCTCCGCGAGGCCACCCGCGCGCTGTGCGCGGCCGGCGGCGCCCTGGAGCTGGACGAGCTGCGCGGCCGCCTGGCGGGCACGGGGGCCGCCGAGCCCCTGGAGCGGCTGCTGCGCGACGGCGCCCGCCTGGTGCTGGCCCAGCGcgagggcgcgggcgcggcggcccCCGAGCGGGTGGTGCTGGCGGCGTCCGAGCTGCGCCTGTGCCGCGCGCCCCCCGGCGCCAAGgtgggctgccagggcttctgctCGCAGCTGCACCTCTGCAAGTTCATGGTCTACGGCGCCTGCAAGTCCAAGGCCGG GAAGCCCTGTAGAAACAACCACAGCCTGACCACCACCCACAATATGGGCGTGCTGCGGACCTACGGCGTGGACCACCTCAACTTCAGAGAACTCTGCCAGCTCCTCTATCAGAATGACCCCTGGCTTCTGCCCGAG ATCTGTCTCCACTACAACAAAGGAGATGGGCCGCACGGCTCCTGCACCTTCCAGAAGCACTGCATCAAGCTGCACATGTGCCAGTACTTCCTGCGGGGCCAGTGCAAGTTTGGCAGCAGCTGCAAGCGATCTCATGATTTCTCGTCTCCCGAGAACCTGGAAAAACTGCTGAAGATGGGCCTGAGCGCAGACCTGGTGAGCAAGCTGCCTGACATTTACCGGAACGCTTATGACATCAAGAATAAGAACTCTGCGAGCCCCAGCAGGAGCCTTGTGCCGCCTTCCCAGGGGGCCTCAG AGAGAGGAGACCGCGCAGCCTCAGCCTCTGCATCCTCGAGCGTTTCCAGCCAGGGGGACAGCGATCAGATCTGCTTGTTCCACATCCGGAAGAGCTGTAGCTTCCAAG ATAAGTGCAATAAGGTTCATTTCCACCTGCCGTACCGATGGCAGTTCCTGGATGGCAGCACTTGGAAGGATCTGGACAAGATGGAGGTTATTGAAGAGGCCTATAGCTACCCTCAAAAAGACAG GATCATGTGTGCGGAGTCTACCAATAATTTCCACTTGGACATTCTGAACTTTCACACCATGATGTTCGGCTCTGCCCGGGCTCGCCGCCTCTCCACCGTCTCCTCGGCCACCAGGCCGCCGCACTTCATCTTCACCACCGACTGGGTGTGGTACTGGACCGATGAGCAGGGGGCGTGGCAGGAGTACGGAAAACAA GGCATAGAGCACCCTGTGGCCACCGTGAACAGCAGTGACTTGGAAAAGGCCTATCAGGAGTTCTGCATGCCCGGCTCTGACGCCCAGACCGCTACGCTCAAGTTTCAGGCCGGAAAGCACAAATATGAGCTGGACTTCAAAG cctttgtTCAGAAAAACCTGGTCTACGGCACAGTGAGGAAGGTTTGCCGCAGACCCAAATATGTGTCCCTGAAGGACGTGAAGGGGAAGCAGACCTG CCATGTCAACTTCCAAGGCCCAAAGAACATCCCAGACCATTGGGATCCGTCGGCTCTGCCGGACCCTGGCTTTAAG AAAATCCTACTGAACTCATCCTCTGAGGAGTATCAGAAGATCTGGAAACTCTTCAACCAAACACTGCCCTGCTGCTCTGTGAAGAAGATCGAGCGCATCCAGAACCTGGCCCTCTGGGAGGTTTACCAgtg GCAAAAGGCACAGATGCAGAAGAGAAATGGAGACGAACCGGTGGATGAGAGGCAGCTGTTCCACGGCACCGCCTCCACCTTTGTCGACGCCATCTGCCAACAGAACTTTGACTGGCGGATCTGCGGGCTTCACGGCACCTCCTATGGCAAGG GGAGCTACTTCGCCCGAGACGCCGCCTACTCGCACCACTACTGCAAGTCGGATCTGCACTCCAAGACCATGTTCGTGGCGCGGGTGCTGGTGGGCGAGTTCATCCGTGGGAACCCCACTTTTGTACGCCCCCCGGCCAGGGAGGGCCAGAGCAGCCTTTTCTACGATAGCTGTGTCAATAGCATGACCGACCCGACTATCTTTGTGATCTTCGAGAAGCATCAGGCGTATCCCGAGTATGTCATCCACTATATAGCCCCCGACAAGGACCCGGGGCTGCCCCCGGCGGTACCGTCCAACTTTCTTTCCCTGGCCTCTATCTTTGGAGGTCGGCGTTGA